GCTCGCTCGCACAGACGCGCGTTTTTTCAGGGTCATCGTATTTTTGCATTATTTGCGGGTGTAGCTCAATGGTAGAGCTCCAGCCTTCCAAGCTGGTGGTGAGGGTTCGATTCCCTTCGCCCGCTCCCGCCTCCCGCGCCGCGGCGTAATCTCTGACCGGCCCGCAATGGATGCTACAACATCAGGGAAAACCGAAAACGGACCAATTGAACTGTTGGCGCCGGCCGGCAATATCGCCGCCGGTTATGCGGCCCTGCATTACGGGGCAGACGCGGTTTATCTCGGCCTTGCCAGCTTCTCGGCGCGCGCCGCCGCTGAAAATTTTTCAATTGATGAGCTGGCCGAGATAGTCGGCTACGCGCATTCATTGAAAAAACGGCGCAAAATATATGCGGCCGTCAATACGCTCGTTTTGCAGAACGAGTTGGACGCCCTGATTGACCTGCTGGCCGCCATTGCCGCGGCGGGCGTTGACGCCGTCATTGTTCAGGATTTCGGCGTATTAAACATTCTGCGCCGCTATTTCCCCCGGCTCAAGGCGCATGCCAGCACCCAGATGGCGATTCATAACATTCACGGGGCGGAAACCGCGCGCCAAATCGGCATGACGCGGGTTACTCTGGCCCGCGAATTGACCCTGGGCGAGATCGGCGCAATTGCCGCGAAATCAAAAATTGAGACGGAAGTCTTTGTTCACGGCGCGCTTTGTTATTCCTACAGCGGATTATGCCTGTTTTCCTCGCACCTTTACGGCCGCAGCGGCAACCGCGGCCGCTGCGCCTATCCCTGCCGGGAATGGTTCCGGCCGGCCAGGCCGGAACGGGATTCAATTCCGGCGCGCGGCGCCGGCGGTTTCGTTTTTTCCATGAAAGATCTGGCATTGCCGCACTGTATCGCCGCCCTGCGGCAAATCGGCGTCACCGCCTTGAAAATTGAAGGGCGGATGAAAAGCCCGCTTTATGTCGCGGCCGCGGTCAATTATTACCGGCGTCTTATTGACGGCCGTTTTCATCCCGCCGAAGCGCGCGAATTTGCCTCCGACCTGCAAACCATTTTCAGCCGGCCCTGGACGGATTTATACCTCAGAACGCGCAACAACCGCGGGGTAACAGACCCGAAAATCCAGGGGCATCGTGGTTCGCCGGCGGGCCGGGTGCAAGAAATTAAAAAATATCCGGGCGGACATTTTCTGCGGTTCAAAACAACGCTTCCGATAGAACTGCATGACGGACTGCAGATTGATATTGAGGGCCAGCCGCGTCCTTTCGGTTTTGCGGTAAAAAACATCCATTGCGCAGCTGCTGCATGCGCAAAACGCGTTTTTGCCGCGCCGGCCGGAGCCAGCGTGGAAATCCGGCTTCCGCGCGGTCATCCGCCCATTTCCCCGGGAGCGGTTGTTTACAGCGCCTCATCGCAGAAAGTTAAGCAACAGTACGTTTTTTCCCGGCCAAAGCCCGGTTGTTTCCGGCCCTGCCAAACGGCAGATTTTGAGGTGCGCGTGGAAGAAAACGGCCTGGACTTGGCGGCGGCATCGGCCGGCGTGAAAGCCCGGAAACATATTGCGGGATTTTTCCAGCCGGCCAAGGACATCAAGCAGGTGGAAGGAGCTATTGAGGCGGCGTTCCAAAAGCTCGGGAACACGCATCTCAAGCTCGGAAAGCTCGCTGTTCATAATCCTCATAATTTATTTGTCCCCATTTCCCTGCTCAATGCCGCCCGCCGCGGCATTTCCAGGGCGCTTGAACTGGAAATTGATGCCGGGCCGCAAAAATACGCCGATGAGATTAAAGCGGAATTTTACGCCGACCGTACAGCGGCCCGGGCGGCCCGGCCGGAAAGCGGCAATTTGCAGTGGAACATCAAGACCGATCAGCCGCATTTGCTGGCCGCGTTTGGTTCTGAAGACTGGCGCGCCATCGGCGAGGTTATTGTTGAATGCGCGCCCGATATTTTCCCTGAGTTTTTCAAACAGTTGCCCGTC
This portion of the Kiritimatiellia bacterium genome encodes:
- a CDS encoding U32 family peptidase; the encoded protein is MDATTSGKTENGPIELLAPAGNIAAGYAALHYGADAVYLGLASFSARAAAENFSIDELAEIVGYAHSLKKRRKIYAAVNTLVLQNELDALIDLLAAIAAAGVDAVIVQDFGVLNILRRYFPRLKAHASTQMAIHNIHGAETARQIGMTRVTLARELTLGEIGAIAAKSKIETEVFVHGALCYSYSGLCLFSSHLYGRSGNRGRCAYPCREWFRPARPERDSIPARGAGGFVFSMKDLALPHCIAALRQIGVTALKIEGRMKSPLYVAAAVNYYRRLIDGRFHPAEAREFASDLQTIFSRPWTDLYLRTRNNRGVTDPKIQGHRGSPAGRVQEIKKYPGGHFLRFKTTLPIELHDGLQIDIEGQPRPFGFAVKNIHCAAAACAKRVFAAPAGASVEIRLPRGHPPISPGAVVYSASSQKVKQQYVFSRPKPGCFRPCQTADFEVRVEENGLDLAAASAGVKARKHIAGFFQPAKDIKQVEGAIEAAFQKLGNTHLKLGKLAVHNPHNLFVPISLLNAARRGISRALELEIDAGPQKYADEIKAEFYADRTAARAARPESGNLQWNIKTDQPHLLAAFGSEDWRAIGEVIVECAPDIFPEFFKQLPVLSEKIGPARLRLALPAVMRSWEMDFFVKTVKTFLAAGRRQWQISNLGAWSFLHSLADGGTRLDISADWPMYARNRAAVLQLKTLGINGFTLSPEDDFENARALLSEFAGAAAAIVYQDTPLMVSETRVAIPENHVREMRFASSRGDQIRIVSRHGRNTVLSGRPFCLAAHLNELTGAGAVLLRADFMHRAYAAKEMLDIWRRLRAGLRLTEGQSPFWNRRRQAGADRGPGAPA